One genomic region from Pseudomonas sp. R5-89-07 encodes:
- the kynU gene encoding kynureninase, with the protein MTTRSHCQTLDTQDPLAPLRSEFALPEGVIYLDGNSLGARPVAALQRAQQVIEQEWGNGLIRSWNSAGWAELSQRLGNRLAPLIGAREGEVVITDTTSINLFKVLSAALTVQRQRQPSRKVIVSEASNFPTDLYIAEGLAELLQQGYSLRLVNSPDELPQAIDQDVAVVMLTHVNYKTGYLYDMRALTALSHECGALSIWDLAHSAGAVPIDLHAAGVDYAIGCTYKYLNGGPGSQAFVWVNPALVDLVRQPLSGWFGHTRQFAMESNYAPSAGIARYLCGTQPITSLAMVECGLEIFERTDMSHLRSKSLALTDLFIALVETRCAAHGLVLITPREHARRGSHVSFEHPQGYAVIQALIARGVIGDYREPRIMRFGFTPLYTSFTEVWDAVEILGDILDNNTWDQPQFKIRHSVT; encoded by the coding sequence ATGACCACCCGAAGCCATTGCCAAACCCTCGACACCCAAGACCCGCTGGCGCCATTGCGCAGCGAATTTGCCTTGCCCGAGGGCGTGATCTACCTCGATGGCAATTCCCTGGGCGCGCGCCCGGTTGCGGCGTTGCAACGGGCACAACAGGTGATCGAGCAGGAGTGGGGCAATGGCTTGATTCGCAGCTGGAACAGCGCCGGCTGGGCAGAGCTGTCCCAGCGCCTGGGCAATCGCCTGGCGCCGCTGATCGGTGCACGGGAAGGCGAAGTGGTCATCACCGATACCACCTCCATCAACCTGTTCAAGGTGCTCAGCGCCGCGCTGACCGTACAGCGCCAACGCCAGCCTTCGCGCAAGGTGATCGTCAGCGAAGCGAGCAACTTCCCCACCGACCTGTACATCGCCGAGGGCCTCGCCGAGCTGCTGCAACAGGGTTACTCCCTGCGCCTGGTCAACAGCCCGGACGAGCTGCCCCAAGCCATCGACCAGGACGTGGCGGTGGTGATGCTTACCCACGTCAACTACAAGACCGGCTACCTGTATGACATGCGCGCACTCACCGCCTTGAGCCATGAATGCGGCGCGCTGAGCATCTGGGACCTGGCGCATTCGGCGGGCGCGGTACCCATCGACCTGCACGCGGCCGGGGTGGATTACGCGATTGGCTGCACCTACAAGTACCTCAATGGCGGCCCCGGCTCCCAGGCGTTCGTGTGGGTCAACCCGGCATTGGTGGACCTGGTCCGCCAGCCGCTGTCGGGCTGGTTCGGGCACACCCGCCAGTTCGCGATGGAATCCAACTATGCGCCGAGTGCCGGCATCGCCCGCTACCTGTGCGGCACCCAGCCGATCACCTCGCTGGCCATGGTGGAATGCGGCCTGGAGATTTTCGAACGCACCGATATGAGCCATCTGCGCAGCAAGTCGCTGGCTTTGACCGACCTGTTTATCGCCTTGGTCGAAACCCGCTGTGCGGCCCATGGCCTTGTGCTGATCACACCCCGTGAGCATGCCCGGCGCGGCAGCCATGTGAGCTTCGAACACCCCCAGGGCTATGCCGTGATCCAGGCCCTGATCGCCCGTGGCGTGATCGGCGACTATCGCGAGCCGCGCATCATGCGATTCGGTTTCACCCCGCTGTACACCAGCTTCACCGAAGTGTGGGACGCCGTGGAAATCCTCGGTGACATTCTCGACAACAACACCTGGGACCAGCCGCAGTTCAAGATTCGCCATAGCGTTACCTGA
- a CDS encoding Lrp/AsnC family transcriptional regulator, producing MILDATDLRLLHFLQQDGRISNQELAEKVALSPSACLRRLRLLESEGVISGYRAVLNAEQLGIELEAIVHLSLRQDVEDWHETFIKKVQGWPEVASAYVITGASNYVLRVQARNLKHFSDFIVNHLNRTAGVMDIRSEIVLQKIKDRDEVLDLVIRK from the coding sequence ATGATTCTTGACGCCACCGACCTGCGCCTCCTGCATTTCCTGCAACAGGATGGCCGTATCAGCAACCAGGAACTGGCGGAAAAAGTCGCGCTGTCGCCCTCCGCCTGCCTGCGCCGTTTACGCCTGCTGGAGAGCGAAGGCGTGATCAGCGGCTATCGGGCGGTGCTCAACGCCGAGCAGTTGGGCATCGAGCTGGAGGCCATCGTGCACCTGTCATTGCGCCAGGATGTGGAAGACTGGCATGAGACGTTCATCAAGAAAGTGCAGGGTTGGCCGGAAGTGGCCAGCGCCTATGTGATCACCGGCGCCAGCAACTATGTGCTGCGGGTACAGGCGCGCAACCTCAAGCATTTTTCGGACTTTATCGTGAATCACCTGAACCGCACGGCGGGGGTGATGGATATACGTTCGGAGATTGTGTTGCAGAAGATCAAGGATCGGGATGAGGTGCTGGACCTGGTCATTCGCAAATAA
- the catA gene encoding catechol 1,2-dioxygenase, which produces MSIRLSQTAHAQQFLEEASGNLNDGGNPRTKALIYRILRDTVNIIEDLEVTPQEFWKAVNYLNELGKNQEAGLLAAGLGLEHYLDLLMDAADIEAGKFGGTPRTIEGPLYVAGAPLSTYEARLDDGKDDAVPLFMRGQVRDTDGKPLAGAIVDVWQANTGGTYSWFDPSQSEFNLRRRIETDAQGNYRFRSIVPSGYGCPPTGPTQQLLDQLGRHGQRPAHIHFFISAPGHRHLTTQINLSDDPYLHDDFAYATRDELIAEIRFSDDPQLAREFGVEGRFAQIDFDFELQVAAAPVEQQRLQRVRALED; this is translated from the coding sequence ATGTCCATCCGACTATCCCAGACGGCCCACGCCCAGCAGTTTCTCGAAGAAGCCAGCGGTAACCTCAATGACGGCGGCAACCCGCGCACCAAGGCACTGATCTACCGGATCCTGCGCGACACCGTGAACATCATCGAAGACCTGGAAGTGACCCCGCAAGAGTTCTGGAAGGCGGTCAACTACCTCAACGAGCTAGGCAAAAACCAGGAAGCCGGCTTGCTCGCCGCCGGGTTGGGCCTGGAGCATTACCTGGACCTGCTGATGGACGCCGCTGACATCGAAGCCGGCAAATTCGGTGGCACTCCGCGCACCATCGAAGGCCCGCTGTATGTGGCTGGTGCGCCGCTGTCCACATACGAAGCACGGCTGGACGATGGCAAGGACGATGCCGTGCCGCTGTTCATGCGCGGGCAGGTGCGCGACACCGATGGCAAGCCGTTGGCCGGGGCGATTGTCGATGTGTGGCAGGCCAATACCGGCGGCACCTATTCCTGGTTTGATCCCAGCCAGTCGGAATTCAACCTGCGCCGACGCATCGAGACCGACGCCCAGGGCAACTATCGTTTTCGCAGCATCGTGCCGTCCGGCTACGGCTGCCCGCCGACGGGGCCGACCCAGCAGTTGCTCGACCAGTTGGGGCGCCACGGGCAGCGTCCGGCGCACATTCACTTCTTCATCTCGGCGCCGGGCCATCGGCATTTGACCACCCAGATCAACCTGTCGGACGACCCGTACCTGCATGATGATTTTGCCTACGCCACCCGCGACGAATTGATCGCCGAGATTCGCTTCAGCGACGATCCGCAACTGGCGCGGGAGTTCGGCGTGGAAGGGAGGTTTGCACAGATTGATTTCGACTTTGAACTGCAGGTAGCCGCTGCCCCGGTAGAGCAACAACGCCTGCAGCGCGTACGCGCCCTCGAGGACTGA
- the catC gene encoding muconolactone Delta-isomerase: protein MLFHVKMTVNLPLDMPAERAAGLKAEEKALAQRLQHEGKWRHLWRIAGHYANYSVFDVDSVQDLHDTLMQLPLFPYMAIEVNPLCRHPSSIHDDDR from the coding sequence ATGTTGTTCCACGTAAAGATGACCGTGAACCTGCCGCTCGACATGCCAGCCGAGCGCGCCGCTGGCCTCAAGGCCGAAGAAAAAGCGCTCGCGCAGCGCCTGCAACACGAAGGCAAATGGCGCCACCTGTGGCGCATCGCCGGGCACTACGCCAACTACAGCGTGTTCGATGTCGATAGCGTGCAAGACCTGCACGACACGCTGATGCAACTGCCCTTGTTTCCCTATATGGCCATCGAAGTGAACCCGCTGTGCCGGCACCCGTCGTCGATCCATGATGACGACCGCTGA
- a CDS encoding muconate cycloisomerase family protein, translated as MPICPIESIETVIVDLPTIRPHKLAMHTLQKQTLVIIRLRCADGIEGIGESTTIGGLSYGNESPESIKTNIDQHFAPLLIGQDASNVNAAMLRLERSIRGNTFAKSGIESALLDALGKRLNLPVSELLGGRVRDALPVAWTLASGNTAQDIAEAEKMLELRRHRIFKLKIGAGEVGRDLAHVVAIKQALGERASVRVDVNQAWDEAVALRACKVLGDHGIDLIEQPISRNNRGGMARLNLSSPAPIMADESIECVEDAFNLAREGAASVFALKIAKNGGPRAVLRTAAIAEAAGIGLYGGTMLEGGIGTLASAHAFLTLNQLAWGTELFGPLLLTEDILTEPPLYRDFQLHVSTAPGLGLAIDEERLAFLRRDKH; from the coding sequence ATGCCGATTTGCCCCATCGAGTCGATAGAAACCGTCATCGTCGATCTGCCCACCATTCGCCCGCACAAGCTGGCGATGCACACCCTGCAGAAGCAGACCCTGGTGATCATCCGCCTGCGTTGCGCCGACGGCATCGAAGGCATTGGCGAGTCCACCACCATCGGTGGTCTGAGCTATGGCAACGAGAGCCCCGAAAGCATCAAGACCAACATCGACCAGCACTTTGCGCCGCTGCTGATCGGCCAGGACGCGAGCAATGTCAATGCGGCCATGTTGCGCCTGGAGCGCAGCATTCGCGGCAACACCTTCGCCAAGTCGGGTATCGAAAGTGCCTTGCTCGACGCCCTCGGCAAGCGCCTGAATCTGCCGGTGAGCGAACTGCTCGGCGGCCGTGTGCGCGATGCGTTGCCGGTGGCCTGGACCCTGGCCAGCGGCAACACCGCACAAGACATTGCCGAAGCCGAGAAGATGCTGGAGCTGCGCCGCCACCGCATCTTCAAGCTGAAGATCGGCGCGGGCGAAGTCGGCCGCGACCTGGCCCATGTGGTCGCGATCAAGCAGGCGCTGGGTGAGCGCGCCAGTGTGAGGGTCGACGTCAACCAGGCCTGGGACGAAGCCGTGGCGCTGCGCGCCTGCAAGGTACTGGGTGATCACGGTATCGACTTGATCGAGCAGCCGATCTCGCGCAATAACCGAGGCGGCATGGCGCGGCTGAACCTGTCGAGCCCGGCGCCGATCATGGCCGATGAATCCATTGAATGCGTCGAAGATGCCTTCAACCTGGCCCGCGAAGGCGCGGCCTCGGTGTTCGCCCTCAAGATCGCCAAGAACGGCGGCCCACGGGCGGTACTGCGTACGGCGGCGATTGCCGAGGCGGCGGGCATCGGCCTTTACGGCGGCACCATGCTCGAAGGCGGCATCGGCACCCTGGCCTCGGCTCACGCGTTCCTCACGCTGAACCAGTTGGCGTGGGGCACCGAGTTGTTCGGCCCGTTGCTGCTCACCGAAGACATCCTCACCGAGCCGCCGCTGTATCGCGATTTCCAGCTGCATGTCTCCACCGCGCCGGGCCTGGGCCTGGCAATCGATGAAGAGCGCCTGGCGTTCTTGCGTCGTGACAAACACTAA
- a CDS encoding LysR family transcriptional regulator gives MELRHLRYFQMLGETLNFTRAAERLHIAQPPLSRQIQQLEDELGVVLLERGRPLRLTEAGRFFYEHASVLLEQLGKVCDNTRRIGLGQKTWLGIGFAPSTLYGVLPELIRQLRSHESLELELGLSEMTTLQQVEALKAGRIDVGFGRIRIDDPAIVQRVLVEDRLVAVLPSGHPLLGAPASLAQLAAEPFVLYPGNPRPSYADHVIALFDAHGLSLQVAQWTNELQTAIGLVGAGMGVTLVPASVQVLHRADIGYTPIVEATATSPIILSRRVNDQSPGLRHCLQLVEELI, from the coding sequence ATGGAACTGCGTCACCTGCGCTATTTCCAGATGCTGGGGGAAACCCTCAACTTCACCCGTGCCGCCGAGCGCCTGCACATCGCCCAACCGCCGTTGAGTCGGCAGATCCAGCAATTGGAAGATGAATTGGGCGTGGTGCTGCTCGAACGCGGCCGACCGCTGCGACTCACCGAGGCCGGGCGGTTTTTCTATGAGCACGCCAGCGTGCTGCTCGAACAGCTGGGCAAGGTGTGCGACAACACCCGGCGCATCGGCCTGGGCCAGAAGACCTGGCTGGGCATCGGCTTTGCGCCGTCGACCTTGTACGGCGTGCTGCCGGAACTGATTCGCCAGCTGCGCAGCCATGAGTCGCTGGAGCTGGAGTTGGGCTTGTCGGAGATGACCACCTTGCAGCAGGTCGAAGCCCTCAAGGCCGGGCGCATCGACGTGGGCTTCGGGCGAATCCGCATCGACGACCCGGCTATCGTCCAGCGTGTACTGGTGGAAGATCGACTGGTGGCCGTATTGCCCAGCGGTCATCCGTTGCTGGGCGCGCCCGCGAGCCTTGCGCAGTTGGCCGCCGAGCCGTTTGTGCTCTACCCCGGCAACCCGCGGCCCAGCTATGCCGACCATGTGATCGCGTTGTTCGACGCCCACGGCCTGAGTCTTCAAGTGGCGCAATGGACCAACGAGCTGCAGACCGCTATCGGCCTGGTGGGCGCAGGCATGGGCGTGACGTTGGTGCCGGCTTCGGTGCAGGTGCTGCACCGGGCGGATATTGGTTACACACCGATAGTAGAAGCCACCGCGACCTCGCCGATCATTCTCAGCCGACGGGTGAATGACCAGTCGCCGGGGCTGCGGCATTGCTTGCAACTGGTCGAAGAACTGATCTGA